TAGTCGAACCCTGAACGATGTGGAAAAGCTTTTGAGGCAGTTAGTCATAGCTCTGATGTGCAGAGTGTCATTGATTGAGGGTTATATAAACTGTTCAGggactctctctatctctctctgtgtctctttatcgctcctttttttttcttttcttcgaATTTGCTGACTGAATGAGATTGAAATCGTTGGAAGTAAATCTTCCCCAGTCATCAGTTCATAAGCTCCTAGTCTTCTTTGAACACCCCGTATCTGCGTTTTGAACTCCAGTAACACACATCGAGCTGATTAGTGAAATCATTTAGTAGATTCCTACCAGATTCAGATCCTTCACTTTTGATGAATAGTCCACGTGCATTACGAGGTCAGCAGTCCATTTATTTCATGACGAGACAAAAACCGGCGTCGGGAAACGAGTTTTTCATGATCGCGAAGGCGTATGATTCAGTCGCGTGGGCGGAGCTTGAAGACTAACTTTCCAACGATGCAGCGGACGAcgctcgtaaaaaaaaaaaaaaaacaaccgacGACGTTTTTTCTGTAGGGTTTTGACGTTTATATCACCGCGATGTCCGTGCGAACGTGTTCCAGACGTTTTATCCCGATAGGGTCTCTCCGAGAGTTACTGTAAGGGAAATTCGGATGGTTTCCTGTGGCCCGTGCAGGAAATAATCACTGGTTTTCTATTCCGAGGCCATTTTGTCGACCGAGAGCTTTACCCTGTGAAGGTGGACAGTGCCTTGTGTTTGATTGCGTGTGTAAAATAACTTGACGTCTGTTTCGTTCTCCATTTTCAGCCTAAAAAAGATCTTCACTTCCTCATGGAGACGAACAACGAGTACAAAGGGCTTCTGGGATGCTTCCCCGACACCATCGGAGTCCACAAGGTACCGTGAAATCCGGCGAGCTTGAAAGCGCAAGAGTTACTTAAAAACGACAGTGGTGTTGAAACGACAGGAAGTGTCGATCAGATGGGGTTGTGTCTTAAGGACGGCGTGTGTTCTGTTTGGATTCCCGCAGGCCGCCATAGAGAAGGTCAAAGAAGCAGACAAACTGGTGGCCACCAGTAAAATCACCGCCGGAGAAAAAGTCACTATGGGCAAGCGAGTCAGCACCATGTCTTATGCATTACAAGGTACACACATGTAGCGCGATCCTACTACGGGTTAAAGGGGCCGTTTGTAACGTTTTGCAAGAAAATTACAAATGGGAGGGGGAAGAATTAGCCAGGAtccagactttttaaaaaaatatcattattaatgtGTAATTCTGTCCCGAACCTGGCTGTGACCTGATATCTGGGTGATTCGGTCCTGCAGCGGAGATGAACCATTTCCATAGTAACCGCATCTACGATTACAACCGAGTGATGCAGCAGTACCTGGAGCAGCAAGTGAAATTTTACGAGATGGTAAATCTGTTCTTGTGCCTCCTGTTTGTTTATACAGTTAtacagaaaagtgtgtgtgtgtatatataacaataataaggaGATGTAAACTCACTTGATGGCCATATGTTAGATGTTGGAACATTTCCTGTACGGTATGTGTATGTGAAGGAGTCTCCCGTGTCggtactttgtaacagtcagaggtgaagttAAGGGTAAAAGGGGGGAAGAGGCtggtgtggggggtggggggttgtaagagaggctggtggggggggggggttgtaagagaggctggtgggggtgggggggggttgtaagagaggctggtgggggtgggggggggttgtaagagaggctggtgagggtgggggggtgggggggtggggggttgtaagagaggctggtggggggggggttgtaagagaggctggtgggggggggggttgtaagagaggctggtggggggggggggttgtaagagaggctggtggggggggggggggttgtaagagaggctggtgggggggggggggggttgtaagagaggctggtggggggggggggggttgtaagagaggctggtgggggggggggggggttgtaagagaggctggtgagggaacgactgtttgtGCGTGACTGCTATAACGCAAATGTAagaacaggagctaacttgttttgcagacattccacGACTGATTATAAAGGATAAGAAGTACGACGTCGaaccgagaaaaaaaaaaaaaaaaaagtaatggtTGTGGTGTAAAAgaattaaaacacttcaggatgtgcagtTAGTGGACATGAATCAATTTCAGGGTCTCTCTTAAGACATGTTtgattcgtgtgtgtgtgtgtgtgtgtgtgtgtgtgtgtgaaattaaatGCTGTTTTGTATTTATAGATTGCGGAGAAGCTGAGACATGCTCACAGTCAGTTCACTACCATGTAAAGAAGAGGACTGCACTGAATCTCACACacaggactctctctctctctctctctctctctctctctctctctcactctctctctctctctctctctcgttccttTCCTCAGTTCCTCTTTAACAACTTTGTCTATGACCTCAGTGCCATAAAAAGATTATGTTGATCTCAGACCAAAGGAGGTTTGGTAAAATATATCACATCCTCTCTTACACCAACGGAACACCTGCCTGTACCGTTCTGTATTTAAAGCCGAGCGTCCCGAAAGCAGCCGAGGGATGCGACAGACGGCACAGACACCAGGTACTCTTAGTACTGTTTAACACCATCACTCGGTGTGTGTTCCCTTAATGCTAATTCCGTCCAGTGTTTTCTCTCCAATCCagtcacattattattattattattattattattattaaggaatGATATCTGTGCCGCTAGGAAGAtcagtttgaattttttttttttctttatgctTTGAAATTGTGTACCAGGTTTTAAAGATTCAAATCTAATAAGTCGAATTTGCACACGCGATGCAAATCCTCGTCTCGTTTAGTTCTGAGATAATCCGATCCGGCAAAATTCCCGTGTAGACTTTGGCGCCACGAATCGCCTCACACGTCCGGTCGATCTAAACGCGGTCTCGGCCGATCGGCGGCCGGGAAACGGCGGCGTGCCTCGCGATGGACTGGATCTGGAAACGACCCGTGCTGCCGAAGTACGGACGTGGAACTTCAGGTAACACTTTATTCTTCGTGTGCATTCGTGGCACATTCATAAGTATTCTATTATATATTCTAGTGCAAATCCTCCATATGAACCTAAAGCAATATCGATCcgacgtcacttgctgaactcaggGTTGAGGAAATGAATAACTTGCTAtacgacgacgacgatgatgaagTACGTTTGACCCGTAGTCATAAACATCACATAccatgtaataaaaaaaaatgtttacatatgcGTCTCTTCAGATGAGACGTACACAGTGCTTATCGGTGATGTCTGAAAGCCCAGCGTAGCGAATAAACTCTGACCAAATTTAAAAATTGAATTGTGTTTTAAAACTTCACTTACaagttcttcttcttttctttttttttttttgggcacaCAGTTCCAATATAAATATTCCAGCGGCACAAATGTCACGTCATATAGGACTGTGATTCAGTATGAAAGAAAAGAATCGTCTAGAAAGAACGACGGGACGATCGAAGTCTCttacacactttttattttattttttttattttttttcccccctacactgtctttttttttttttttctttcttcttcttctttttttctttctttcttccttgtTGTTCGGTTTGTTTTGGAGTCGTAGAGGTTTGGCCTCGTCGATGTGCCTTCACGTGCTGAGGAACTTCAGCATGTGTCACTATGCTATGCACTTTCCATTCACAGTGCCAAAATATAACAAGCAATTTGTATAACCTGtctataatctctctctctctctcacacacacacacacacacacacacatacacaagtcTGGTTTTTGAGCATCTAAAGGAGGGCTGGTCCTTTTTGCACATGTAATCTTATCTGACATCATAccaacgctttttttttttttttttttttttttttttctttcccctccaAAGAAAGCCACGTTTCCATCTCTGTgcaatcttttctttttctcaagcACTTCTGTTCCTCCTCACACAAgcgcacgagtgtgtgtgtgtgtgtgtgtgtgtatatgtatgtgtgtaatatatatataaacacacacacacacacacattaacagaTGCATGTGCTTCAGTTCATGATGTATCATTTTATGTATAGCGATGTCTGCAATGTTGTTTGCACCATGAAcgatgtataaaaaaaaaaaaaaaagccacgaAAGTAATCCTGATTACGATTTAATAAACTTCGATTTGTATTCTCTTAATGTGGAGTTATTTTGTGAGCAGGACCGCTCTCTAGGCGGTGCGTGAgtggagtgttaatgaggacgGATGAAGCGGCGTGTTGTTGTTAATCGTGAACGGCGATCCGTGCGCCACGGCCGGTCGAGAGGCGCGGGCGTCCTTTTCAGGCAGGCTGTATCCGATCTAAATCATCGTTTCTATACATTTAAAAGTCGTCAGACAAACATTCCAGGCTAGGAAGATGATCCTTTACGCAATCGAGAACAAGACAACGTTGCCATCGAAGGCTGGAGGGATGAGGGTTACCCGGACGTCTTTCTTCCAGGTTTAGTACGCGCAAAAACGTTACCTGTGGTGTACGATGCGTGATGAGAAGTACCACAGCGCCCTCtccctttaaaaatatttatttaagtcTACTGCGCAGGTTCGGACATCACCGTTCAGTCCGTCGGCGTCCGCTCCGATCGGCCGGCTGCAGCAGGGCCCGTCAGGGGGATAGGTGTGGCCGGAAGGTGCGTGGCCGGATCATCATGGTCACCTTGCGCAGGGAGTAATAGTCCGAGTCCTTCCAGGTGAACCAGACGATTCCGTTGGGTCCCAGCGTATTTTTCCCCTTAGGCGAGTAACGTCCACCCTGAAGAGCACACAGAATGACCTACTGTAAACACGCGTCACGTAATAGAAAGGCACGAGTGGCGagcggaaaaaaaaacctccccgAGACGAacgtgaggaagaaacctcgactTAAAAACGCTAAATGgttacagtatacaggtgtagGTTTTAGGGGATTACCTTGTGGTAGACGCCGTTCAGGTTGGCGTAGAAACACTGGTTGTACCACCAGCCTGCGTGCGAGATCTCGGCGCAGATGTTCCCCGTGTCGGGTGTGCTGAAGTCCTGCTTGTCGTGATACCAGCTGAACGAGTCTTCAACTGTGCCACTGAAGCCAGAGACGTGAAGCCTGTACTGGGCCGCCTCGTCCTCGATCCTGCCACCACACACGGCCGAGTCAAATCGGGATTATAGATTACACTTTACTTACGGCCGGCGTCAACGGGGATAATTACACACTGTTGGACTCCGGTTTGTCCTCACCGGAAGCTCTGGTAAAGAGCGTGTTTGCGTTTGCCGCTCCAGTCCTCCATGTCTATGCGCAGAGCGTAGTCTCCCTGCGTGGTCAGGTCATGGATGTGCTGATTCCCGAGCCAGTACTCGGTGTGCAGGTCTCCGAAACCGTCCTTGTACTCCTTCCAGCCGCGGTCGAATTTCACCGAGCCGTCCTGCCGACGCTGAATCACGGTCCAGCCACCGCCTGAGAGACAGACCACACGCCCGAGTCCAGTACGAGCAGGTTATCGATCATATATAGATAAAGCGATAGATAAAGCGACTCGGGAGCGACGTTACCATTTAAGAGAGCTCAAAGTGACGAGAAATAGCAAACGATCCGCACTCGGATTCACATCATGGTGATCCGTCACCTAGTAAACACGGCGGCGTGCCGTAATTATGGCTAGTTAGTATTACAGCGTTAGGATAACTATTTATAATGAGCCAAGGCtacattttatgttaatattCTTCGCGTTTTTATGATCTATGTATTCAAATCTCGGCATGGGACGACACGACGTTCGCGCGATCTTGCCGAGCTTCAGCCGTCCACACCGAACACCACGTCAACCTACAGCGTTGATAAACTGATGCCGGGAAATGAGAGCACAGGAAGACTCTGTGAACTATCTGAAACCGTGACGCGATGCGTGCACCGGCTCCGGGGATCGGCGtcactttttttaaactagccgGAAAGAAGGAAAGTAAGTCATCTGGATTAAAAACAATCCAGCTGCTAGAAAACATACCGCTTTGTCGTTCCCGTTTACACTTTCCTAGCACTCGCACTGTCGACAAGCCGCTCACGCTAACGGATGGAGTTACGGATTTGTCTTATAGAGCGTTTTTTGAAATATATATCGATGGAGCTCAACAGCTGCCCCGTAGACTCAAAATGATTGTCCTTTACCGTCCGTGTCCATGTCGCAGTAGACCTCCACGGGCATGGCTCCTAACGACGGCACCACGGTGTAGACGCCGGACCGCCGCACGCCGTTGTAGTAGATGGAGGCACAGTCGATGGGACAGTTTCTGACGTGCTGCATCTCTAAATGTACAACAACAGCTTGTGTTTAATTAtaatagattagattagattagatgaCAGATACATTCATTAAGTTCTTGATAAACAGTCAGTCATGACatgaagtaaaacaaaaaaggatgCACAATTTCCCTGTagtgagaagaagaaaaaacaacaaaacaatacgACTTATTTCACTAGAAACTCCGTGGAAGTCCAGTGAAGTCCGTGAAGAAACGTTTAAATGAATCTCTGATTGTAAATGAAGTGCCGAATCTGTCAAATTCATCCTTTCCTGGAGGGAACTACTTTTCCAGAGAGAAGAATTTGTAGCAACGGGAGCATCTCCGGTCAAGACGTTTGGCGTATGAATACGACAAGCCCTTCAGGAAAGGGAAACGTGAGCGGAACTACTTTGCATTGTATTGTGTTGGAAAGTCGATCCGGGTGTAACTGACCCCGACACTTCTATTCTTCCGGTGGAGTTcgacaactgcccttagacttttattatcattattataagcaggttttgtgtgtgtgtgtggggggggggggggggggtgttaataCTCGGAAACGTAATAAAATTCTTGTTTATGGTAGCAGAGCATACATTACACATACAGTGGCTAGAATAAGATAATAATGTAACGGTGCGTGAGAGAAATAACGAACGATACGTGATGCTCGTTTATAAATACGACATCAGAACTACGACTTTAATCATACACTCCGGGGTTCTCTTTGTTGCgttatcttttgtacctttttcTAATGCGCATCATTCACCGGGAAACGTGGATATAGTCGTAACTTTAAATTCGATTTTAAGTAAATCATTTGGAGCATAAAGCTTTAAAAGTACACCACAGACAAAGGTGTACTGCGTACGAGTACCGCACGAGCGACACGGAAATGTACCTCGGATGTTTAGTACCCGAGTGCATACGCACACGATCCGATCGCATCACCTTCGctcgtttattttttttaaaaaaatacatttaaaaaaaaactcatttttCAAGTTCAACTAATGCactgtttattgtttagtttttcaaaaccggggggaaaaaaaaaaaaaaaaaagatttgatttgtttggatgttttaaatataGTTAATACGTAAAGAATAAAACGGTTGTGGGGGaggggcatgctgttatgggaaaagaaaagaacttcCGAAAGCACGTTGTGACGCGTTTTTATCCCTCTTTTACTACAGCATGAGAGTGAAGGAATTGtacgttgttgtttttatctgtttatatttacacgCATTGTCCAGGAAGATTCGTGATacacaagttagttcctgttactctagcacaaaaaaaaaaaagatcaggtATTCGAACCAGCGCGTTATTCTAAGTCTTTGAGCTAATGCTGTCTGACCAATCGGAACTGAGCATTCGGGGTTGGCGGAGTTGGGAGCTGTGCTAAAGGAAATGTTAAAGGATTTGCAATGAGCACTTAAGTGAAAATATACAAGGGGTAGGAGTGtgggggttttatttatttatttatttatttagatgtaTGGAAGAAGCCCTCGGTCGCTCGTTAGGGTTCAGCGTACCGGGGTGCAGGGTGTGCTGCGTGCTCAGCAGCGGGCTGGTGCGGACGATGTTGATCATGCACCCGGGGTTTCGGCGAACTTTCTCCACCAGCATGGAGAGGTTGTGGATCTGCGCCTGCAGGTCGGAGATGAGCGAGCCCTGGACGTGCAGCAGCGTGGTGGCCTCGGCGTACTGACCCTCCAGCTCGCGGAAGCGATGCTCGTGagacgagttcaggtgaaacTTTTCTTCGCTCTGACATCGGCACGACGGGAGACGCGTGcagggggagagaaagaaaagtaaaacaCTTTCACATAAGACCTAGCGCTAGAAAAGAAGACCGGACCGTACGTAGCTGTGCCGGAACGGTGAGAAAAACAGCAAGATGATCTACGGTCGGGTGCGAAAGTTTATGCACCccgaaaataaacacacagaatctTTATTTGCAGCATAGGTTTTAGTGTGTGGTTATTACAAGTGAGAAAAATGGCATACTAGTGCATGTTGCGTAAGGAATAGAACACTTGgaggcatgctgttacaggaactAATCGGCGACAGCAGAGTGGAATGAAGCAGGGTCACGATGATGtgctgaagctgattatttttctgtaacagcgtTTAtgaaatggtttatttattcctcttgtatCACAGCGACGTTTGAtgacccatcgcagggcacgatcacacacgttcacacactacggacaatttggacacgcccatcagcctacaactcgtgtctttg
The sequence above is drawn from the Ictalurus punctatus breed USDA103 chromosome 25, Coco_2.0, whole genome shotgun sequence genome and encodes:
- the si:ch211-203k16.3 gene encoding fibrinogen-like protein 1, with the protein product MEAGTLLTLLMVLFGARASNDDRSEHTHRVSTSQCGEYSNQVMKDGTCKLVATLPQLDDQRCPDMFRCTDEVSYWLHENDERKQQILALRETISELQEELRNHRHRVKVLELQSEEKFHLNSSHEHRFRELEGQYAEATTLLHVQGSLISDLQAQIHNLSMLVEKVRRNPGCMINIVRTSPLLSTQHTLHPEMQHVRNCPIDCASIYYNGVRRSGVYTVVPSLGAMPVEVYCDMDTDGGGWTVIQRRQDGSVKFDRGWKEYKDGFGDLHTEYWLGNQHIHDLTTQGDYALRIDMEDWSGKRKHALYQSFRIEDEAAQYRLHVSGFSGTVEDSFSWYHDKQDFSTPDTGNICAEISHAGWWYNQCFYANLNGVYHKGGRYSPKGKNTLGPNGIVWFTWKDSDYYSLRKVTMMIRPRTFRPHLSP